A stretch of Procambarus clarkii isolate CNS0578487 unplaced genomic scaffold, FALCON_Pclarkii_2.0 HiC_scaffold_1574, whole genome shotgun sequence DNA encodes these proteins:
- the LOC138362280 gene encoding uncharacterized protein — translation MLEEDDFSSDDDFRIDDFMNFRNYKFRKITDEADAFFEGTQRSTIDLPEPTPRVRDRGLQLQDPPPAPFRFRIPPDDADGFYNGTQRSLIDLPEPTPPVRDPRLQPQLLDPPPTQFRFRSLPDDADGFYNGTQRSLIESPELTPRDQVPGLQLQDPPPVNEEFQPPTLPADEEEESQPPTLPADEEEEFQPPPRVEEELQPLRLSPVGEETDVEIQSSFLPDEENQPPTPPRAEDGSVEELQSLGPPPPQQDPQPATLSQQIGELINQGRNDQLAPVADEEDADGQTLVRQPQRDGEVLITWFPLPPYFSCPETFCHKKYTGCVWTSKQQSLTRHLREIHTLPITSTIQKCAGCSETLGLRPTRHKCQALRRFFEGRPQAEEEVRHHFQCPTCTSSFTTKTGLNNHRRTHRQQDAVARRRPRPNSPPNPQPAQSSPSSSSSSPRSSPNPQSAQSSPAPSPHPPPSPQSAYSTPVSSPAHPAPDNPLTQHHLPQQQIPPHPSPLPPLPPLSPLPEPDDDAPLSPASNTDNQDQSQPQDDDDGGDDAGDEEQDQPQQQEENVPDEAEEHWLLEEFSTPLHNLLHHPDWDAFTELLQQITTTMQEHFKIQTDGSSTTSTPIDVNDCAAIQRLYRRNRRRAIRLITTGESARCAIPKERVEEHFTRTLSAQDPLQNFDIITAIPEPPEDRTEMDTGEFREREVATRLSRTENTAPGDDRLTYSHWKRADPECRVITAIFNICLSQQRIPEAWKSSRTVLIPKPGDPDDITNWRPIALCRTIYKLYTGCLSSRLRNWIVENKVLCPAQKGFMPTDGVLEHNFVLQHYLDAARTGHGNEDIYIASLDITNAFGSVPTELISAALQRMGAGDDFLAVVNSITNGNTTRIMTTGGETAEIPANCGVRQGCPISGLLFNIAIEAILRTAINTGLEADPNLKHPCLAYADDITLLAGTEERLQALLNTVGRACQAANLTLNPNKCYSMHLSGQTPVGLRETQFQIAGRNIQYRLGGEHSKFLGRPVGFQLMSGDSSIDEYIELGKKVLMSKLAPWQRLDALKTFVFSSTVFAMRTWQFKKTTWTKLDDALKPHIKKTLYLPSRAANGYLYGSTRAGSCGIPLAAEDSDLFLIDTAFKLLNSPDVDTRDIAREDCRLVVAKRRQEEEEEVTPEHVCSYLSKAELPGRSSTIQTIWSRARDASGRMETTWTADGENISITCGDKTLKAAARRIVARTIRNHHRQLRDARLHTLRDQGKAMCVVSQEKASSHFMREGEYTTFADWRFVHRARLNLLPLNGATRRPNTNKNCRRCAWQNETLPHVMCHCMTYSDAYRRRHNALVDRIKTAALGRHWKVTAENQRVPRADSVLKPDLVIEKDNELLIIDVTCPFENTEAAFTEARTEKEMKYADLAAEMRALPRYNRVTVHAFIVGPLGSYDPHNERLMKRLASKKYLATFRKLCVSDAIRWSRMRYIEHITGARQYE, via the coding sequence ATGTTGGAAGAAGACGACTTCAGCAGCGATGACGACTTCAGGATAGACGACTTCATGAACTTCAGGAACTACAAATTCAGGAAAATTACAGATGAAGCTGACGCCTTCTTTGAGGGAACACAGCGCTCCACCATCGACCTGCCTGAGCCTACACCTCGAGTCCGAGACCGTGGACTCCAGCTCCAGGACCCACCTCCAGCCCCATTCCGCTTCAGGATCCCCCCAGACGATGCTGATGGCTTCTACAATGGAACGCAGCGCTCCCTCATCGACCTGCCTGAGCCTACCCCTCCAGTTCGAGACCCTAGACTCCAGCCTCAGCTCCTGGACCCGCCTCCAACTCAATTCCGCTTCAGGAGCCTCCCAGATGATGCTGATGGCTTCTACAATGGAACACAGCGCTCCCTCATCGAATCACCAGAGCTTACACCCCGGGACCAAGTTCCTGGGCTCCAGCTCCAGGACCCGCCTCCAGTCAATGAGGAGTTCCAGCCACCGACACTGCCTGCAGATGAAGAAGAAGAGTCCCAGCCACCGACACTGCCTGCAGATGAAGAAGAAGAGTTCCAGCCGCCGCCCCGAGTTGAGGAAGAGCTTCAGCCACTTAGGCTGTCTCCAGTTGGTGAAGAAACTGATGTAGAGATACAGTCATCGTTTCTGCCTGATGAAGAGAACCAGCCGCCAACGCCACCCAGGGCAGAAGATGGAAGTGTAGAAGAGCTTCAGTCCTTGGGCCCGCCTCCTCCCCAGCAAGACCCCCAACCAGCTACCCTCAGCCAGCAAATTGGAGAACTTATCAACCAGGGAAGGAACGACCAACTCGCCCCTGTAGCAGATGAAGAAGATGCAGATGGACAGACCCTTGTGCGACAACCCCAACGAGATGGAGAAGTGCTCATCACTTGGTTCCCCCTGCCCCCTTACTTCAGCTGCCCTGAGACGTTTTGCCATAAGAAGTATACTGGATGTGTATGGACAAGCAAGCAGCAGTCACTCACCCGCCACCTTCGAGAAATCCATACCCTACCAATAACCTCGACTATTCAGAAGTGTGCAGGTTGCTCTGAAACCTTAGGACTCCGCCCAACCAGACACAAATGCCAAGCATTACGACGATTCTTTGAAGGCAGACCCCAAGCAGAAGAAGAAGTTAGACACCATTTCCAGTGTCCCACATGTACTTCAAGCTTCACCACCAAAACAGGGCTCAACAACCATCGCAGAACCCACCGACAACAAGATGCAGTGGCCCGCCGACGACCCAGACCTAACTCCCCACCCAACCCACAGCCTGCCCAGTcctcaccttcctcctcctcctcctctcctcgatCCTCACCCAACCCCCAGTCTGCCCAGTCCTCACCTGCCCCCTCTCCTCATCCACCGCCCAGCCCACAGTCTGCCTACTCCACACCAGTCTCCTCTCCAGCCCATCCTGCACCTGACAACCCTCTAACCcaacaccacctgcctcagcAACAAAtccccccccatccttcccccctaccccctctcccccctcttagCCCTCTTCCAGAGCCTGATGATGACGCCCCGCTGTCTCCAGCCTCCAACACTGACAACCAAGACCAGTCACAACCccaagatgatgatgatggtggagaCGACGCCGGCGATGAAGAACAAGACCAACCCCAACAACAAGAGGAGAATGTTCCAGATGAAGCTGAGGAACATTGGTTATTAGAAGAATTCTCTACGCCCCTGCACAatctcctccaccacccagacTGGGACGCCTTCACCGAGCTTCTGCAGCAGATAACAACAACAATGCAGGAGCACTTCAAGATCCAAACTGATGGTAGTTCGACGACTTCAACCCCAATCGACGTCAACGACTGTGCTGCCATACAACGACTCTACAGAAGAAATCGGAGGAGGGCAATCAGATTGATCACGACAGGTGAAAGTGCCCGCTGCGCCATTCCCAAGGAACGAGTCGAGGAGCACTTTACCCGCACACTTAGTGCACAAGACCCCCTCCAAAACTTTGACATCATCACTGCCATTCCTGAACCACCTGAAGACCGCACAGAAATGGACACAGGAGAGTTTCGAGAACGTGAAGTAGCAACAAGACTCTCCAGAACAGAAAACACCGCTCCAGGAGACGACAGACTTACATACAGCCACTGGAAGCGAGCAGACCCAGAATGCCGTGTCATCACAGcaatcttcaacatctgcttgagTCAACAGAGGATCCCAGAGGCCTGGAAGTCTTCCCGGACAGTGCTCATCCCCAAGCCAGGCGACCCAGACGACATCACGAACTGGAGACCCATTGCACTCTGCCGCACCATATACAAGTTGTATACTGGCTGCCTCTCATCAAGACTACGAAACTGGATCGTGGAGAAtaaagtgctgtgccctgcccagAAAGGATTCATGCCGACTGACGGAGTTTTAGAACATAACTTCGTCCTACAACACTACCTGGACGCAGCAAGAACAGGGCATGGCAATGAGGACATATACATCGCTTCCCTAGACATCACCAACGCCTTCGGCTCAGTCCCAACTGAGCTCATCTCTGCAGCACTCCAGAGGATGGGAGCTGGAGATGACTTCTTAGCAGTCGTCAACAGCATCACCAACGGAAACACCACAAGGATTATGACAACCGGCGGCGAAACAGCAGAGATCCCAGCCAACTGTGGAGTCAGACAAGGATGCCCAATTAGTGGACTCCTCTTCAACATCGCCATAGAAGCTATCCTGAGGACTGCAATCAACACAGGACTCGAAGCTGACCCTAACCTGAAACACCCCTGCCTAGCATATGCTGACGACATCACCTTGCTAGCCGGGACAGAAGAGAGGTTGCAAGCTCTACTGAACACAGTCGGAAGAGCCTGCCAAGCTGCAAACCTCACACTCAACCCGAACAAGTGCTACTCCATGCACTTGTCAGGACAGACACCAGTGGGTCTGAGAGAAACCCAGTTCCAGATCGCCGGAAGAAACATCCAGTATCGACTTGGGGGAGAACACTCCAAGTTCTTAGGACGCCCTGTCGGCTTCCAGCTGATGTCTGGAGACTCCTCAATCGACGAGTACATTGAACTTGGGAAGAAAGTTCTCATGAGCAAGTTGGCCCCATGGCAGAGACTCGACGCACTGAAGACATTTGTTTTCTCCTCGACAGTCTTTGCCATGAGGACTTGGCAGTTTAAGAAGACCACTTGGACCAAACTGGACGACGCATTGAAACCCCACATCAAGAAGACCCTCTACCTACCAAGCCGCGCAGCCAACGGATACCTGTATGGCAGCACACGAGCAGGATCCTGTGGGATCCCTCTAGCAGCAGAAGACTCCGACCTATTCCTAATCGACACTGCATTCAAACTCCTAAACTCGCCAGATGTTGATACAAGGGATATCGCACGAGAAGACTGCCGCCTCGTAGTGGCCAAAAGAagacaagaagaagaagaagaagtaacTCCTGAACATGTCTGCTCCTATCTCTCCAAGGCCGAACTACCTGGAAGATCCAGCACTATCCAAACCATCTGGTCTCGGGCAAGAGATGCCTCTGGAAGAATGGAAACGACATGGACAGCTGATGGAGAAAACATCTCCATAACCTGTGGTGACAAGACCTTGAAGGCTGCTGCAAGAAGAATTGTAGCCAGAACCATCAGAAATCATCACAGACAACTTCGCGACGCCCGCCTACACACCCTGCGAGACCAAGGAAAGGCGATGTGTGTAGTGTCTCAAGAAAAAGCCTCCTCCCActtcatgagagagggggagtacACAACGTTTGCTGACTGGCGCTTCGTTCACCGAGCAAGGTTGAACTTGCTTCCCCTGAATGGAGCCACCCGACGACCAAACACCAACAAGAACTGCCGACGATGCGCCTGGCAAAATGAAACTTTGCCACATGTCATGTGTCACTGCATGACATACTCGGACGCCTACAGAAGACGCCACAACGCCTTGGTGGACAGGATCAAGACAGCCGCCTTGGGACGCCACTGGAAAGTGACAGCAGAAAACCAGCGAGTTCCAAGAGCAGACAGTGTTCTGAAGCCCGACCTCGTCATTGAGAAGGACAACGAACTGCTGATCATAGATGTCACCTGCCCCTTCGAGAACACGGAAGCCGCCTTCACGGAAGCACGGACCGAAAAGGAGATGAAGTACGCCGACCTCGCCGCCGAGATGAGGGCCCTGCCGCGGTACAACAGAGTGACCGTCCACGCCTTCATCGTGGGACCCCTAGGATCGTACGACCCCCACAACGAGCGTCTGATGAAGAGATTGGCTTCGAAGAAGTACCTCGCGACCTTCAGGAAGCTGTGTGTGAGCGACGCCATCAGATGGTCGAGGATGCGGTACATCGAGCACATCACTGGAGCACGACAGTATGAATga